One genomic region from Evansella sp. LMS18 encodes:
- a CDS encoding MFS transporter, with the protein MCIANFFVAASATMVLPFLSLYIETFGEFSDAYVQRWSGFVFGITFLVAFAVSPLWGRFGDRFGRKKILIITGFGIAFSIFLMGYVNSVQGLFVLRFFMGLVTGFVPTSMALIAAQTNKETAGRVLGTLQMGTVSGGLFGPLLGGALADAFGFTYTFIITAVVISAASVLVIFGVKEMTAAERKQNEKEYRSMKEVFLLIFKNPVLLMVMILSFVIQTANFSIQPQLALYVNQLLETQNIAFLAGLAFSVTGLGNALTTRGWGILGDRIGHEKVLLICLILAGLFFLPQAFAVDIWQLVILRFLFGLQIGGIIPNVTAYIRRAVPLSVQGEVLGYNQSFRFLGNVVGPVAGGLIAGYFSISSVFYFSSLLFFLAAVALYIVVKVKPASPHKGTFSES; encoded by the coding sequence ATGTGTATAGCTAACTTTTTTGTGGCAGCGAGTGCTACTATGGTACTGCCCTTCCTTTCTTTATACATAGAGACTTTCGGGGAATTTTCTGATGCGTATGTTCAAAGATGGTCAGGTTTTGTTTTTGGGATTACATTTCTCGTTGCATTTGCCGTATCGCCTTTATGGGGAAGATTCGGGGACCGCTTCGGCAGAAAAAAAATACTTATTATAACCGGGTTTGGTATTGCGTTTTCCATATTTCTCATGGGCTATGTAAATTCCGTGCAAGGTTTATTTGTCCTTAGATTCTTTATGGGTCTTGTGACAGGTTTTGTACCTACTTCAATGGCTCTCATTGCTGCCCAGACAAATAAAGAAACAGCGGGCAGGGTGCTTGGAACTCTTCAGATGGGGACTGTTTCCGGAGGGTTGTTTGGACCTCTGCTTGGCGGTGCCCTTGCTGACGCCTTTGGATTCACCTATACGTTTATCATTACCGCTGTTGTCATTTCAGCCGCCTCAGTGCTGGTAATATTTGGGGTGAAAGAAATGACGGCTGCTGAAAGAAAGCAAAACGAAAAAGAGTACCGGAGCATGAAAGAAGTGTTTTTGTTAATATTTAAAAACCCTGTCCTGCTCATGGTAATGATATTGTCATTTGTTATACAGACCGCTAATTTCAGTATACAGCCACAGCTTGCACTCTATGTGAACCAGCTTCTTGAAACCCAGAATATCGCCTTCCTGGCAGGGCTTGCCTTTTCAGTAACAGGCCTTGGCAATGCGCTTACCACAAGGGGATGGGGGATACTTGGTGACAGAATCGGCCACGAAAAAGTACTTCTCATATGCCTTATCCTTGCAGGGCTTTTCTTTTTGCCTCAGGCTTTCGCGGTTGATATTTGGCAATTAGTTATTTTACGTTTCTTATTCGGCCTCCAGATAGGCGGAATTATTCCAAATGTTACTGCTTACATAAGGAGGGCAGTTCCCCTTTCGGTACAGGGAGAAGTTCTTGGGTACAACCAGAGTTTCCGCTTTCTGGGTAATGTAGTCGGCCCTGTTGCAGGGGGGCTGATTGCAGGATATTTTTCTATCTCCTCAGTCTTTTATTTCTCTTCCTTATTATTTTTCCTGGCAGCAGTAGCTTTATATATTGTTGTAAAGGTAAAACCAGCTTCTCCTCATAAAGGGACGTTCTCAGAATCTTAA